The Chaetodon trifascialis isolate fChaTrf1 chromosome 11, fChaTrf1.hap1, whole genome shotgun sequence nucleotide sequence CCTGGTATTTGCTTTGTCTGCTGGCTTCCCTGAGACGTGTTTCATAGCTTCTCTGAAGTCTTTGGGTACTCtgtcacagaaagaaaaacaataagcGGAATATCACAAAGCAAATGAATACAAACAATAATATCTAGGGAACGTGGAGCAGGGCAAAGGTAGCTAGCATTTTATCAATGCTAacaccagccaatcagacgaACAAACTTAGCTAGCTTAGCAATGTTTGCTACTAGCTTTAGCCACGTAGCCACACACAAGGCGGTCCGATGCTAATAATGTTTGAGCTAGAGGTTAGTCTAATGACATGCACCCTTAATATCAACAAATATACTGTCAGAAACTAATCCAACAGGTACCTTGTTCGACGTTGTTGAAACTTTCTCAAAGACAAGACCATTCAACAAAGCTTTAGCTAGTGCTACATGTTAGGACAGAAAGCACTGAAGTACCTTCCAGGCTGCTGTTGATTACATGCTGGAGCTGCTCCTTGGGGCATCCTTGAAGGACTGAACGGACTATTATTCTGACGATTCATTGTTTCGTTGCTTTAGAGAAGAAGATATGGTATCATGTGTGACAAGTGAAGCCAGTTCACctacaaacagctgctgcttacagctgcagacagagggcAGCAGACAGCAACACATGATGGACCTGAACGGCAATTGCAATGTTGCAGCAACAATCCACAATCACGAAACACATCCAATTTACACTAATGTGATCTATCACATTAGTCACACATTATCTATTCATGCTCTTTATGTGTCTGTATTTCGTAATTTACATATTAGAGTAACATCAACAGCTACATATCACAGGCAGGGTTGGATTAACCACACTGACCTGCTGGGCCCAAATTAAACTCAAAACTAAAATAACTAAGTTATTGAAGCTACATTTTCatacaaattaaacacaaatttAGGTAATATAGCAGGACTTTTAATGGTGGATATTCTGATAAATTGtgaattaaaattaaataaataaaaaaaaaatgtaaaaattaaaatgcacaAACTAAACACATAAGGCTGGAGTTCTGGGGCCATGGGGCGATTGCCAGTATGACCTAAGTGAGGGGCCCCAGTTCCCTGTGTGTCTATTGGTTTGTTAAATTtattaaatgcaaatgtttggaaaatgtACCTCTGTCAGGGCCTTGAGATAGTTCTGTATTATTACTTGTCTTGTGAACCTTGCATCCAGTAGCCCTAAATAAATTTGTGGATGACCAAGTTATGATAAGGGTCAGGAGGCCCCCAGTTTGGCTCCATTGGTGGGTTAATCTGGCAAAGTAGTAGAACAGAAAAGTTACATTTGTCCTGGTTTTGGTGACCCTGATACCACTTTGGAAACCTTTGCAAATAATATGGATAAATGTAATTATCGTACATGCTGAGTTATGCTATCTGTGTTTATAGTGACTTCACAATGAAGACAACTGCACCTTTACGTTAATATCTGTGAAAACATGTTCTTTTGGGAAAGAAAACTAAAAGTATAATATGTAGTGCTTAATAAATGCACACACCTGAATGTTACTGACATAATTTCATACACAAAGTaatctgcagaggagaggaacaggTTCAGCAGATGAGAGCTAGTCTAAACAAAGTGAATGAGCTTAAACATACTGCGGCAGGACAGGAACGGTAGCTCCTGACGCATTTAAAACCAGGACAGAATATCTCAAGGGTAGGTGAATCATGGTGTAGATTCTCAGACAAGTTGCGTTATTCAGAATATCAGTGCAAGGCCATCAATTAGACTGCTGGACAGAGGATTATATACATGCTTAACACACATGACCTCTTTGACACAGTCAGggtccacacacagacagtgaaccTATTGTTCCTCCTTATTGGGACTCACTCGCTCACACTAACGTTATGTTCTGTAGCATCATATGGATGGATGAACTCAAGACTACTATCTAGAGTATCGTTGTCATACTAATATTAGTCACCTGGTGAAAAAGATTAGGGATTATTAGTGTAAATCCTCACAAACCAGAAGAAAGGTCAAGCCAAAGACTGCAGCTTCTTCACTATCAGTCAACTGGAAACACATTGTGTGGACCTATTTGCTTGAGTTTAAAcaactttttaaatgtttcattgtAGAATTAACAGAGTGGGATCATCCTTTTCCTCATGAAACACTGACGCCAGTGTGGCCATGTCCTCTATCTGCGTGCTGATAACGCTCACAAAAGTTTCTTGGCTCAGGGGTCTTTGTATGGAGCCTGTAAGTAGTTATGAGCAAAAACTCCTATTATGTAGACAGGAAGCAAAAACTAAAAGAAAGAGTTTTTTCACAACACACATTTTGACCTACCAAACACAGTTGTAACCAATAAGATAAGTAATTTCTGCATTGCAATGCTGAAACAGAGGCATCAGTAAAGCTACGAGTTTTCCACCTGTGTATTTCCTGCTGTGGCAAGTCCAATTAGGCCTGTGAATCAATACATAAGCAAAAGTGTTCTTTTGTTAACAAAGCTATCAAAGATTCAGGTAAAAAATGTAAGCAAAATTACATATAAAGTGCAATACAGATAGAGTTTTGACAGGGAAGAACAGAAAGACTGTGGATGCTCATCAAACCTTGATCTCAGGCTCACTGTCAATACAGTAAAGCAGGAGAGTGTTATGTCTTTGGTGTGTAAAATCTCTTAGAAATGAACAAAGTTTAACTAGTGATAAACACGTATAGAAAGGAACATGcagttcgtgtgtgtgtgtgacatttttGCTGCTTCCAGTTAAGAGAACTTTGGATACTGCTTCAGGGGCTCCATACCTTAAATGCAAATCTTTTGgtgttaaaattaaaacaatgaaGCCTAACCTTCCCAAAATCAAATGCAAATCTAATACAGTTTAAATGTATAAGCATCCTTTTGGGTTTTTGTTAAACTCACTTAAATATACTTTAGAAATATGATGCCAAACAGGTGcacttctgtctgtttcatctGTAGCATTTTGACACCAGTAGAGCTCACTGGAGTGCAACTGAAGtagatgaataatgaatgaataagacCATCTAAAATCACACTTTATTGTGCCATAAAGTTGTGAACTTTGAGCATAGGATCACCAGggtgttacagcagctctcaagtgcacacatacatatagaTAGGcctacacagaaatacacagagaTAAAGGCAGACATGTTTGTTGTCATTACATGGTTCTGACATGTAGAAAAATCAGTCCAACCTGTGACCAGTTTTATTACACAACTCAAACTTTAACGCATGATTAAAAAAGATAGTCAACAGATTTCCCTTTTATCAGCTCACGTTGGTCTTAGGACATGTTATCACAAAGGACATTCACCAATCTTTAAATCATTGTGCATGTGCAAATCAGTAACTATAGACCTTAGTATACAATCTCTACAACAGTAAGGTAAAGGTTCATTTCTGGTGCTTAGTCTCCACCTGAGTTTTACAACTCTAAACTCATTCTGTCAGCTACAAGACATTGAGgaaaataaaggttaaataattTCAACAAAACTTAAAAACTACCAAGAAAGAAGTGTTGCATTGTGTCCTCTTCAATAACATATAGAAATTGCTCTGTGGATAGCATTTGTATGAAAAACTGACATGAAAACgtgaaatattcatttttgGCCTTTTGTCTGACAAAGCCCTCACTGTAAAAAAATAGCAGCAGTTAAGGCAAAAAGATTGTTCCCCATGGTTACAATTTTACCTGAGTACCTAAAACAATAATGAGAGATCTACATATTGTGTCACCGGAGGAAACAGTTTTGGTCTATAGAGCATTACATAGAGGAGCTAAGTTTAGAATGTGTTATTACTCAAAGCAATGAAAAAGCTAATCCCAAAACTTTGCTGAATTAGATACATACCCAGCAACAAGAAAAGCAATCTGTACCAGTTTAATACATAAGCAACTAAGACAACCCATTAAAATAATCaagaaaatgcattcatttatatgGATAAACTGTATTAAAAAGTCTACTTTTACATCCACTACACAGGCTTGTCATGAACCACCTGAGGCGCCAGCCTGTCTGAGTTGTGGTTTTTGTGCTATAAGCCACTCGTAAAGGGTGCGTTGGTCTCTTGGCTGATGCTCTCCTTAACTTCCACAGGCAGTGCGTCGAAAAGATGGTCCTCCACAACCAGGCCGTTTTTGCGCAGCATGCGGCAGTTTCCTAGCTGGGCGGGCAGTCTGTCCAGACAGTTTCCCCTCAGCTCCAGCTGAGTGAGCTGGACCAGTTGACCCAGCGTCTCTGGCAGCACGGTGAGCGCATTGTTCCCCAGACACAGCACCTTGAGTTTGGTGCATCTGAACAGAGGCTTGGGCAGCACCTCCAGTTTGTTGGAGTTGATGGCAAAGTGCTGGAGGTTGTGGAGGAGACCCACATCTGGAGGGAGCACTGTGATGGAGTTGTGGCCCAGGTCCAAGTGCCGCAGTTTGGGCAGAGTGAACAAGGCTGGAGGCAGGGACTCGAGTTTATtgtgagagaggtggagagactCCAGTGACTTGACCTGGCCGATGGAGGACGGGATGGTGATAATTTTGTTGTGCCACAGTTTAAGACATGTCAGCCTCTTCAGGTGCTGGAAACTGATGATCTCCTCGATGGTTCGAATGTTGTTTGATTTCAGGTCAAGTTCCTGTAAGTTAGTCAAGCTGAAAATAGCGTGGGGAATCCTTTCCAGCTCGCAGCTGTGCAGCTCCAGTTCAATGAGGTTTATCATTTTCTTCAGGCTATTTAGTACCAGCAGTTTTGTACCATCGTTGTGCACCACTAGCTTAATCAGATGTGGTGAcagctctgtgatgtttgtgggCATTTTTGTGAGGTTGCTCTTCAAGCATAACGTCTTTAAATGCCTCAGATCTCGCATGGACTCTAGACcgatcattttattattttctgagCTCAAGTTGCCGATTAGGTTAAGCTCCCTCAAACTCCTCAGCAAATAAACCCATGTCGGGATCTCGGCAACATCAGTGAACTTGACATGAAGGCAACGCAGATGGTCCCGGAGGAAAGCAAAACCCGTCTGCTCTACTTTGGCCGGACAGTGGCACAAatgcagctcctgcaggctgGTCATTTGGGAGACCTTTGCCGAGAACCGCACCTCAGGAATCAGCTCCAGTTTCAGCACTTCCAAGTCTGTCAGGTCAAACACTGCATTCGGGAGACCAGAGAGCATGAAGAGGTGCAGCTCCTGCTGGTCCTGTGCGTTACGGGTCACCAGCTGCCTTAGTTTTTCAAAGGTCCACTCGTGATTGAGGCTGATCTCTCTCAGCTTGTTTTCACTGACCTCAGACAAGAAGACACCAAAACGCTTGGAGTAAAGTTGGTCATATTGGTCAACCATGTGTAAGAGGAATGCAAAGTCATTTTTGACATCAGGAatgtcactgaagctgctctctTCTCGGACCTTCTCGAATGAGTACTCTTTCAGGGGTCGTCGGAACACCCAGAAGAGGGAGTACAAGCACGCCATCCCATAGATTAAAATCAAAGCCATATAGCTGATCAGCAGCTTGTTTAGCATGAACGCCATGTTGTGCGTACAGAAGAACTTTCTGTATCCTGTTAACTGTTTAATATCAGGTTCACAATCATGCTTAAAATTTATTTTTGCCAAAAAGGTCGAAGTGTAGGACAATATCAAAATAAACTTGACAGTTTTGACAATGGTCTGGGCTACATAGAGCTTGTAGATGAAATCACTGTCCTCCACATGAGCTCTGaattttctcactttctcaaATAGGGCTTTGGCCTGCTCTCCATCTTTTTTGTCCAGGATTGTCATACTACTTGGGGCCTCTGCAATGGGCTTGTCTGCAGAGAACTTCACCCCAAGCATGGGCGTGGACGAGTTGGCATTGGTGCCCTCGTCCTTCCCTTCTAAAGATACCTGCTTTGGTGCTGAGGAGGTGCCGGTCAACCTCTGTTTGTTCTCCTCAGAGTCCTCACAAGCAGTTTCAGACAAAGCCTTTGTAGTCCAGGGAGACTCAAAACATCTACCCAGAATAGACACAAAATGCTCAATCTTTGAGCTCGTTTTGGGGTATTTGAACCAGAAATTGCTACTGACCATGAGAACAAGGGTGTGGATGAGGGTGAGGTATGGGAAGTACTTGGAATACCAGGGCAAGGCAACATGGTAACAAATTTGGTTGATAAAGTTATACTGTTGATAGTCCAGGTTGGTCTTGACCCCTGTTGGTTGAGGTTGATTGACATATTTCTCCGCCAGCACAGAGGTGTGTTGATGTGTGACGTGGATCTCATGGACAACTTCGTCCGGTAAGTCCTTAGTGACTAGAGGGATGGAGGTACCCACAGGTGCGCcggcagctgctgatgaggctGCTGCCTCTGTTGTCTGCGATGTGAACGAGTTAGGCTTGGCTCCTGAGGCCTCCTCTGGGTCCTC carries:
- the lrrc8da gene encoding volume-regulated anion channel subunit LRRC8D, encoding MMFTLTEVASLNDIQPTYRILKPWWDVFMDYLGLVMLMLAIFAMTMQITKDQVACLPCLEDPEEASGAKPNSFTSQTTEAAASSAAAGAPVGTSIPLVTKDLPDEVVHEIHVTHQHTSVLAEKYVNQPQPTGVKTNLDYQQYNFINQICYHVALPWYSKYFPYLTLIHTLVLMVSSNFWFKYPKTSSKIEHFVSILGRCFESPWTTKALSETACEDSEENKQRLTGTSSAPKQVSLEGKDEGTNANSSTPMLGVKFSADKPIAEAPSSMTILDKKDGEQAKALFEKVRKFRAHVEDSDFIYKLYVAQTIVKTVKFILILSYTSTFLAKINFKHDCEPDIKQLTGYRKFFCTHNMAFMLNKLLISYMALILIYGMACLYSLFWVFRRPLKEYSFEKVREESSFSDIPDVKNDFAFLLHMVDQYDQLYSKRFGVFLSEVSENKLREISLNHEWTFEKLRQLVTRNAQDQQELHLFMLSGLPNAVFDLTDLEVLKLELIPEVRFSAKVSQMTSLQELHLCHCPAKVEQTGFAFLRDHLRCLHVKFTDVAEIPTWVYLLRSLRELNLIGNLSSENNKMIGLESMRDLRHLKTLCLKSNLTKMPTNITELSPHLIKLVVHNDGTKLLVLNSLKKMINLIELELHSCELERIPHAIFSLTNLQELDLKSNNIRTIEEIISFQHLKRLTCLKLWHNKIITIPSSIGQVKSLESLHLSHNKLESLPPALFTLPKLRHLDLGHNSITVLPPDVGLLHNLQHFAINSNKLEVLPKPLFRCTKLKVLCLGNNALTVLPETLGQLVQLTQLELRGNCLDRLPAQLGNCRMLRKNGLVVEDHLFDALPVEVKESISQETNAPFTSGL